A window from Cryobacterium sp. PAMC25264 encodes these proteins:
- a CDS encoding type II secretion system protein → MDVTLLSRSLAALNRRRNDPDSNDKGFTLIELLVVVIIIGILAAIAIPVYLGVQDNAKDSSAQSDVVNLKTAVVSLQTNTGSLPDEAAVIDTAGVALTTAAINAGASKGTNTLKLTYKKGSGSAFCVAGKSTSTGAPVFFSLESGGTLKVNGTVTPLPGACTAP, encoded by the coding sequence ATGGATGTCACCTTGCTCTCTCGCAGCCTCGCCGCACTCAACCGCCGCCGCAACGACCCCGACTCGAACGACAAGGGCTTCACCCTGATCGAACTCCTCGTGGTCGTCATCATTATCGGGATCCTGGCTGCGATCGCCATTCCCGTGTACCTGGGTGTTCAGGACAACGCCAAAGACAGCTCCGCTCAGTCTGACGTCGTGAACCTCAAGACTGCCGTCGTCAGTCTGCAGACCAATACCGGCTCGCTGCCCGACGAGGCTGCGGTGATCGATACGGCAGGTGTCGCCCTAACCACGGCTGCGATTAACGCCGGTGCGTCGAAAGGCACAAACACTCTGAAGCTGACCTACAAAAAGGGCTCCGGAAGCGCTTTTTGTGTCGCTGGCAAGAGCACTAGCACCGGCGCTCCCGTCTTCTTCTCCCTCGAATCCGGAGGAACTCTGAAGGTCAATGGGACAGTAACGCCACTTCCCGGCGCCTGCACCGCGCCGTAA
- a CDS encoding type II secretion system F family protein yields MSAVQPWVYTGRDSKGKTVKGKLDAPSEGAVATRLSTMGISPISITESAEGTGLNREISIPGFSRGVGLKDLAIMSRQMATMIGSGLSLLRTLNILAEQTESKPLAKILAQVRDDVETGVSISESFAKHSESFPPIMINMVRAGETGGFLDGALESIAANFEKEVKLRGTIKSAMTYPVIVLIMSLVSVLIMLIFIVPIFEDMFKGLGSGLPAPTMILVNLSHAMVYVVPVLAVVGIGFGFWWRKNKHTSRVRMAVDPVKLKLPVFGSLLKKIAVARFSRNFANMIGAGVPILQALKIVGETSGNWVIENALVKVAESVRQGQSIAGPLIRQPVFPPMVTQMIAVGEDAGSLETMLNKIADFYDQEVESTTEQLTSAIEPILIAFLGVVIGGMVIALYLPIFSIASVIK; encoded by the coding sequence ATGTCAGCCGTTCAGCCGTGGGTCTACACGGGCCGTGACAGCAAGGGCAAGACGGTCAAGGGCAAGCTGGATGCACCGAGCGAGGGGGCCGTGGCGACGCGCCTCAGCACCATGGGTATCTCGCCGATCTCCATCACGGAGTCGGCCGAGGGCACCGGCCTCAACCGCGAGATCTCGATCCCCGGCTTCAGCCGCGGAGTCGGCCTCAAGGACCTGGCCATCATGAGCCGGCAGATGGCCACCATGATCGGATCCGGCCTGTCGCTGCTGCGCACCCTCAACATCCTGGCCGAACAGACCGAAAGCAAGCCACTCGCGAAGATTCTCGCCCAGGTGCGCGACGACGTGGAGACCGGGGTCTCGATCTCCGAATCGTTCGCCAAGCACAGCGAGTCCTTCCCGCCGATCATGATCAACATGGTCCGCGCGGGAGAGACCGGCGGTTTTCTCGACGGTGCGCTGGAGTCGATCGCGGCGAACTTCGAAAAAGAGGTCAAGCTGCGCGGCACCATCAAGTCGGCGATGACCTACCCGGTGATCGTGCTGATCATGTCCCTGGTTTCAGTACTGATCATGCTCATTTTCATCGTCCCGATCTTCGAGGACATGTTCAAGGGGCTGGGAAGCGGGCTCCCGGCGCCCACCATGATCCTGGTCAATCTTTCCCATGCCATGGTCTACGTCGTGCCCGTTCTCGCCGTCGTCGGCATCGGCTTCGGCTTCTGGTGGCGTAAGAACAAGCACACCAGCCGGGTGCGGATGGCTGTGGACCCGGTCAAGCTCAAACTGCCGGTGTTCGGTAGTCTGCTCAAAAAGATTGCTGTGGCGCGGTTCAGCCGCAATTTCGCCAACATGATCGGTGCCGGGGTGCCCATACTCCAAGCCCTCAAGATCGTCGGTGAGACCTCCGGCAACTGGGTCATCGAGAACGCCCTGGTCAAGGTCGCCGAGTCCGTCAGACAGGGCCAATCAATCGCGGGCCCCCTCATTCGGCAGCCCGTATTCCCGCCTATGGTCACGCAGATGATCGCTGTGGGCGAGGATGCCGGCTCGTTGGAGACCATGCTCAACAAGATCGCCGACTTCTACGACCAGGAGGTCGAGTCCACCACCGAGCAGCTCACCTCGGCAATCGAGCCCATCCTGATCGCCTTCCTCGGTGTGGTGATCGGCGGCATGGTCATCGCCCTCTATCTGCCCATTTTCAGTATCGCTTCGGTCATTAAGTAG
- a CDS encoding type IV pilus twitching motility protein PilT: MRIDGALRPIEGLPVWMPEKVNAALYSIISIGDRVRFDEERELDFAYTAAGARFRVNFYHQRNSIGAAFRLIPREIKPLRQLGVPESVGRFSLLPRGLVLVTGPTGSGKSTTLAAMVDLANSTRPDHIVTVEDPIEFLHKHKKSLVNQREVGHDTHSFAAALKHVLRQDPDIILIGELRDLETISVALTAAETGHLVFATLHTQDAAQTIDRMIDVFPPHQQGQIRTQLAATLRGVVCQTLVKKANDKGRVVATEILVTTPAIANLIREGKTHQITSMMQAGSAEGMHTMDQHLADLVDSGQITRQAAMDKAHDTESLTQLIKRAESPTDAPSNNMGSGGVDYGDTYSIPQR; encoded by the coding sequence ATGCGCATAGACGGCGCCCTGCGACCCATCGAGGGGTTGCCGGTGTGGATGCCGGAGAAGGTCAACGCGGCCCTGTACAGCATCATCTCGATCGGTGACCGGGTGCGCTTCGACGAAGAGCGCGAACTCGACTTCGCGTATACCGCCGCCGGAGCCCGGTTCCGGGTGAACTTCTACCACCAGCGCAACTCCATCGGAGCAGCGTTCCGCCTCATCCCGCGGGAGATCAAGCCGCTCCGGCAGCTCGGTGTTCCCGAGTCCGTCGGCCGCTTCTCGCTGCTGCCGCGCGGTCTCGTGCTAGTCACCGGCCCCACCGGCTCGGGCAAGTCCACCACCCTGGCCGCCATGGTCGACCTGGCCAACAGCACCCGGCCCGACCATATCGTCACCGTGGAAGACCCGATCGAGTTTCTGCACAAGCACAAGAAGTCGTTGGTCAACCAGCGGGAGGTCGGCCACGACACCCACAGCTTCGCTGCGGCCCTCAAACACGTGCTGCGCCAGGACCCGGACATCATCCTGATCGGCGAGCTCCGCGACCTGGAGACGATCTCTGTGGCCCTGACCGCGGCCGAGACCGGCCACCTCGTCTTCGCCACCCTGCATACCCAGGACGCCGCCCAGACCATCGATCGCATGATCGACGTCTTCCCCCCGCACCAGCAGGGCCAGATCCGCACCCAACTCGCCGCAACCCTGCGCGGCGTGGTCTGCCAGACCCTGGTCAAGAAGGCGAACGATAAGGGCCGGGTCGTGGCGACCGAGATCCTGGTCACTACCCCGGCCATCGCCAACCTCATTCGCGAGGGCAAGACCCATCAGATCACCTCGATGATGCAGGCCGGCAGCGCCGAGGGCATGCACACCATGGACCAGCACCTCGCCGACCTCGTCGACTCCGGCCAGATAACGCGTCAGGCCGCCATGGACAAGGCGCACGACACCGAGAGTCTCACCCAGCTCATCAAGCGCGCCGAGAGTCCCACAGATGCGCCGTCGAACAACATGGGCAGCGGTGGCGTCGACTACGGCGACACCTACTCCATTCCGCAGCGCTGA
- a CDS encoding GspE/PulE family protein, with product MATLTEILILHGLLPIEHLDKLMAGDPADEAAVRALVDSGVITEIQFAKAKADQAGLPFVELMEYPVDRLAVSLVTAAMSKRHLVLPITIEAGRLVVAMVDPGNVFAIDDVREAAHMRIIPVVAERNDLLAAIARYHRADDELSNLTTTMEEEQAPVESTAFGVSDSQDDDAPIVRFVNLLVSQAIQDKASDIHIEPGEHSLRVRYRIDGVLHEMQHAPKSIQNGVISRLKIMSDIDIAERRKPQDGRMSVSHAGRQIDLRVATLPTVWGEKIVMRILDNSSTTMSLHDLNLLDHNYAAYQKSYTKPYGMILVTGPTGSGKSTTLYTTLHSVARPEINVITVEDPVEYRMKDINQVQVNVKAGLTFASALRSILRSDPDVVLLGEIRDHETAQIAIEASLTGHLVLSTLHTNDAPSAITRLTEMGIEPFLVGSALDCVVAQRLARRLCDRCKQPVEHTPEHLAALHFGVDPTRPPPVLYQPIGCQNCSKTGYRGRIAVHEVMTVSETIERLAVDRASSADIGRAARAEGMITLREDGWEKVRMGLTSIEEILRVVA from the coding sequence ATGGCCACCCTGACGGAAATCCTGATCCTGCACGGCCTGTTGCCGATCGAGCACCTCGACAAGCTCATGGCGGGCGACCCGGCCGACGAGGCCGCGGTTCGCGCGTTGGTCGACTCCGGCGTCATCACGGAGATCCAATTCGCGAAGGCGAAGGCCGACCAGGCCGGTCTCCCGTTCGTTGAGCTCATGGAGTACCCGGTCGACCGCCTGGCCGTCTCGCTCGTCACCGCCGCGATGTCCAAACGCCACCTGGTGCTGCCGATCACCATCGAGGCCGGACGCCTGGTCGTCGCGATGGTCGACCCGGGCAACGTCTTCGCGATCGACGATGTGCGCGAGGCCGCGCACATGCGCATCATCCCCGTCGTCGCCGAGCGCAATGATCTCCTCGCCGCCATCGCTCGCTACCACCGTGCCGACGACGAGCTGAGCAACCTCACCACCACCATGGAGGAGGAGCAGGCCCCCGTCGAGAGCACGGCGTTCGGGGTGTCCGACTCGCAGGACGACGACGCACCCATCGTGCGATTCGTGAACCTGCTGGTGAGCCAGGCCATCCAGGACAAGGCCTCCGATATCCACATCGAGCCGGGTGAGCACAGCCTGCGGGTGCGTTACCGCATCGACGGCGTGCTGCACGAGATGCAGCACGCGCCCAAGAGCATCCAGAACGGTGTGATCTCCCGGCTCAAGATCATGAGCGATATCGATATCGCCGAGCGACGCAAACCGCAGGATGGCCGCATGTCGGTCAGCCACGCCGGCCGCCAGATCGACCTGCGCGTGGCGACCCTGCCCACGGTCTGGGGCGAGAAGATCGTCATGCGCATCCTCGACAACTCCAGTACCACCATGAGCCTGCACGACCTCAACCTGCTCGACCACAACTATGCGGCGTACCAGAAGTCGTACACCAAGCCGTACGGCATGATCCTGGTCACCGGCCCCACCGGATCCGGCAAGTCCACCACCCTGTATACCACCCTCCACTCCGTGGCGCGGCCGGAGATCAACGTGATCACGGTCGAAGACCCGGTGGAGTACCGCATGAAAGACATCAACCAGGTGCAGGTGAACGTCAAGGCCGGACTTACGTTCGCCAGCGCGCTGCGCTCGATTCTGCGCAGTGACCCGGATGTGGTGCTGCTGGGTGAGATCCGCGACCACGAGACTGCGCAGATCGCCATCGAGGCCTCGCTCACCGGCCACCTCGTGCTGTCGACCCTGCACACCAACGACGCACCGAGCGCCATCACCCGGCTCACCGAGATGGGCATCGAACCCTTCCTAGTTGGTTCCGCGCTCGACTGCGTGGTTGCCCAACGGCTCGCCCGCCGGCTGTGCGACCGCTGCAAGCAGCCGGTGGAGCACACGCCCGAGCACCTCGCCGCCCTGCACTTCGGGGTTGACCCGACCAGGCCGCCGCCTGTTCTCTATCAACCGATCGGGTGCCAGAACTGTTCGAAGACCGGCTACCGCGGGCGCATCGCCGTGCACGAGGTCATGACGGTGTCCGAAACCATTGAGCGTCTCGCCGTCGACCGCGCTTCGAGCGCAGACATCGGCCGGGCCGCCCGGGCGGAGGGCATGATCACCCTCCGCGAAGACGGGTGGGAGAAAGTCCGGATGGGCCTGACCTCAATCGAAGAGATTCTACGAGTCGTCGCATAG
- the rpoB gene encoding DNA-directed RNA polymerase subunit beta, which translates to MAAARNATTNSPKNGRAAGRLSFAKITDNLTVPDLLALQTESFDWLVGNDIWKARVAEAQAAGRQDLPTRTGLDEIFEEISPIEDLSETMQLSFTNPELEPEKYTIDECKEKGKTYSAPLYVNAEFMNHLTGEIKTQTVFMGDFPLMTPKGTFVINGTERVVVSQLVRSPGVYFNREQEKTSDKDIYSARVIPSRGAWLEFEIDKRDQVGVRIDRKRKQSVTVFLKALGLTSEEILEEFKGFASIELTLEKDNILTKEEALKDIYRKLRPGEQVAAEAARALLDNFFFNSKRYDLAKVGRYKINRKLGLEAPLSDSVLTLQDILATIKYLVALHDNQTTIRGTRDGVETDIRIDIDDIDHFGNRRIRAVGELIQNQVRTGLSRMERVVRERMTTQDIEAITPQTLINVRPVVAAIKEFFGTSQLSQFMDQNNPLAGLTHKRRLSALGPGGLSRDRAGVEVRDVHPSHYGRMCPIETPEGPNIGLIGSLASFARINAFGFIETPYRRVIDGVVSTTIDYLTASEEDEYIVAQANAPLTKAARFAEGRVLARKKGGEVDLFPAEDIGYMDVSPRQMVSVATSLIPFLEHDDANRALMGANMQRQAVPLLLSDSPLVGTGMEGFAAIDAGDVLTAQKSGVVMEVSADVVTIQLDEGGTQDYYLRKFSRSNQGTSYNHRVIVNAGDRIEAGEVIADGPATDQGELALGKNLLVAFMSWEGHNFEDAIILSQNLVKDDVLSSIHIEEYEVDARDTKLGKEEITRDLPNVSPDLLADLDERGIIRIGAEVRPGDILVGKVTPKGETELSAEERLLRAIFNEKSREVRDTSLKVPHGERGTIIGVKVFDSQDGDDELGSGVNQRVVVFIAQKRKITEGDKLAGRHGNKGVISKILPVEDMPFLADGTPVDIILNPLGIPGRMNFGQVLETHLGWIAKQGWQVEGKPKWAGRLPEAAHSAAPNTKVATPVFDGALEEEIAGLLDSTTLTRDGDRLIDSTGKTQLFDGRSGEPYPMPIAVGYMYILKLHHLVDDKIHARSTGPYSMITQQPLGGKAQFGGQRFGEMEVWALEAYGAAYALQELLTIKSDDILGRVKVYEAIVKGENIQEPGIPESFKVLIKEMQSLCLNVEVLSADGTAVSLRDTDDEVFRAAEELGINISTRFESSSIDDI; encoded by the coding sequence TTCGTTCGCAAAGATCACCGACAATCTCACGGTTCCCGATCTGCTCGCTTTGCAGACCGAAAGCTTTGACTGGCTCGTTGGCAACGACATCTGGAAGGCTCGCGTCGCCGAGGCACAGGCGGCCGGTCGACAGGACCTGCCCACCCGTACCGGCCTCGACGAAATCTTCGAGGAGATCTCTCCGATCGAAGACCTCAGCGAAACGATGCAGCTGTCCTTCACCAACCCGGAGCTCGAGCCGGAGAAGTACACCATCGACGAGTGCAAGGAAAAGGGCAAGACCTACTCCGCACCGCTGTACGTGAACGCTGAGTTCATGAACCACCTCACCGGTGAGATCAAGACCCAGACCGTGTTCATGGGCGACTTCCCGCTGATGACCCCCAAGGGCACCTTCGTGATCAACGGCACCGAGCGTGTCGTCGTGTCGCAGCTCGTGCGCTCCCCGGGTGTGTACTTTAACCGCGAACAGGAGAAGACCTCCGACAAGGACATCTACTCCGCCCGCGTCATCCCGAGCCGTGGTGCCTGGCTCGAATTCGAGATCGACAAGCGCGACCAGGTCGGCGTTCGCATCGACCGCAAGCGCAAGCAGTCCGTCACGGTGTTCCTCAAGGCCCTCGGACTCACCTCCGAAGAGATCCTCGAGGAGTTCAAGGGCTTCGCGTCCATCGAGCTCACCCTCGAGAAGGACAACATCCTCACCAAGGAAGAAGCCCTCAAGGACATCTACCGCAAGCTCCGTCCGGGAGAACAGGTTGCCGCCGAGGCCGCGCGTGCGCTGCTGGACAACTTCTTCTTCAACTCCAAGCGCTACGACCTGGCCAAGGTTGGTCGTTACAAGATCAACCGCAAGCTGGGCCTCGAAGCGCCGCTGAGCGACTCCGTCCTCACGCTCCAGGACATCCTGGCCACGATCAAGTACCTGGTTGCGCTGCACGACAACCAGACCACGATCCGCGGCACGCGCGACGGCGTCGAGACCGACATCCGCATCGACATCGACGACATCGACCACTTCGGTAACCGTCGTATCCGCGCCGTCGGCGAGCTCATCCAGAACCAGGTTCGCACCGGCCTGTCCCGCATGGAGCGCGTCGTTCGCGAGCGCATGACCACGCAGGACATCGAAGCGATCACCCCGCAGACCCTGATCAACGTGCGCCCCGTCGTCGCCGCGATCAAGGAGTTTTTCGGTACGAGCCAGCTGTCGCAGTTCATGGACCAGAACAACCCGCTCGCAGGTCTCACGCACAAGCGTCGCCTGTCGGCGCTCGGCCCGGGTGGTTTGTCCCGTGACCGCGCCGGCGTCGAGGTGCGAGACGTTCACCCGTCCCACTACGGCCGCATGTGCCCGATTGAAACCCCGGAAGGCCCGAACATCGGCCTGATCGGTTCGCTCGCCTCGTTCGCGCGGATCAACGCTTTCGGTTTCATCGAGACCCCGTACCGTCGCGTCATCGACGGCGTCGTCTCCACGACGATCGACTACCTCACCGCAAGTGAGGAAGACGAGTACATCGTCGCGCAGGCCAACGCCCCGCTGACCAAGGCTGCCCGCTTCGCTGAGGGCCGCGTTCTGGCCCGTAAGAAGGGTGGAGAGGTTGACCTCTTCCCCGCAGAAGACATCGGCTACATGGATGTCTCGCCGCGCCAGATGGTGTCCGTCGCGACCTCGCTCATCCCCTTCCTCGAGCACGACGATGCTAACCGCGCACTCATGGGTGCCAACATGCAGCGTCAGGCTGTGCCGCTGCTGCTCAGCGACAGCCCGCTGGTCGGAACGGGTATGGAGGGCTTCGCGGCCATCGACGCCGGCGACGTGCTCACCGCACAGAAGTCCGGTGTGGTCATGGAGGTCTCGGCTGACGTCGTCACCATCCAGCTCGACGAGGGTGGAACGCAGGACTACTACCTGCGCAAGTTCAGCCGCTCCAACCAGGGCACCAGCTACAACCACCGTGTCATCGTCAACGCCGGCGACCGTATCGAGGCCGGCGAGGTCATCGCCGATGGTCCCGCTACCGACCAGGGTGAGCTCGCTCTCGGAAAGAACCTCCTCGTGGCATTCATGTCATGGGAGGGTCACAACTTCGAGGACGCCATCATCCTGAGCCAGAACCTGGTGAAGGACGACGTTCTCTCCTCGATTCACATCGAAGAGTACGAAGTCGACGCGCGCGACACCAAGCTGGGCAAGGAAGAGATCACCCGCGACCTGCCGAACGTCTCCCCGGATCTGCTTGCAGACCTGGACGAGCGCGGCATCATCCGCATCGGTGCCGAGGTTCGCCCCGGCGACATCCTCGTGGGCAAGGTCACGCCGAAGGGCGAGACCGAGCTTTCCGCCGAGGAGCGCCTGCTGCGCGCGATCTTCAACGAGAAGAGCCGCGAAGTTCGCGACACCTCGCTGAAGGTTCCCCACGGTGAGCGTGGCACCATCATCGGTGTCAAGGTCTTCGACTCGCAGGATGGCGACGACGAGCTCGGCTCGGGCGTCAACCAGCGCGTTGTGGTCTTCATCGCCCAGAAGCGCAAGATCACCGAGGGTGACAAGCTCGCCGGTCGTCACGGCAACAAGGGTGTCATCTCCAAGATCCTGCCGGTCGAGGACATGCCGTTCCTCGCCGACGGAACCCCGGTCGACATCATCCTGAACCCGCTGGGCATCCCCGGTCGCATGAACTTCGGCCAGGTCCTGGAGACCCACCTCGGGTGGATCGCCAAGCAGGGCTGGCAGGTTGAGGGCAAGCCCAAGTGGGCCGGCCGTCTGCCCGAGGCCGCGCACAGCGCCGCACCGAACACCAAGGTCGCGACCCCGGTGTTCGACGGCGCGCTCGAGGAGGAAATCGCCGGTCTGCTCGACTCGACGACTCTGACTCGCGACGGCGACCGCCTGATCGACTCCACCGGAAAGACGCAGCTGTTCGACGGCCGCTCCGGCGAGCCGTACCCGATGCCCATCGCGGTCGGATACATGTACATCCTGAAGCTGCACCACCTCGTCGACGACAAGATCCACGCACGTTCGACGGGCCCGTACTCCATGATCACGCAGCAGCCGCTGGGTGGTAAGGCGCAGTTCGGTGGACAGCGTTTCGGCGAGATGGAGGTGTGGGCGCTCGAAGCATATGGAGCCGCTTACGCCCTGCAGGAACTCCTGACCATCAAGTCGGACGACATCCTCGGCCGCGTCAAGGTGTACGAAGCCATCGTCAAGGGCGAGAACATCCAGGAACCCGGTATCCCCGAGAGCTTCAAGGTTCTGATCAAGGAAATGCAGTCGCTGTGCCTGAACGTCGAGGTGCTCTCGGCCGATGGAACCGCAGTCAGCCTGCGCGACACGGATGACGAGGTCTTCCGCGCAGCGGAGGAACTGGGCATCAACATTTCCACCCGGTTTGAGTCGTCGTCAATCGACGACATCTAA